The Xiphophorus couchianus chromosome 14, X_couchianus-1.0, whole genome shotgun sequence genome includes a region encoding these proteins:
- the LOC114157102 gene encoding kelch-like protein 33, with product MERGGVRDRTIRDVQRKVVPKHFPQSKMQGEKSKHVQDSAAHRLLPHHSSTQPKQTDLYILPSYSDILFNNFQSLREEELLLDFSLCIQGKTFRSHGLVLAAASECPHLFFGVKPIFGLGMKEIPDFLTPLGFGAVLEFAYYGHVALSHLEEGETVGVLNACEYLQMDRLRKGLTQRVTTSASKEKDKSLALIKDMWDKGLGCDIIIQADTGERYSAHRVVLAAGGDYFRALLCGGMRESREDTVCLRGLSSWVIEAVVGFFYTGQLGLSWARVWELTDALHQFQLKGALSLCTDFLQGGMDESTCLDVLVLAETFGLVLLGQAAEEYVLTHFRLVSAEEKFKDIPFVLLDRLLDKDSLCVDREIVVFRAVVSWVEEEPKERLPFLSSLLSHVRLPLFTSSEVQEALRCKLLYRSSKTRAALETLQRLAKGEKVGSGRKPRSPNQVLVLVGGDAVDDDFMKRVPIRSLWYAQQFHRGPGLMRNIEWKLLTKIPEPPRFRHAVCLFNNKLYILGGRKYYGSLDVLKSATRLDLTQWKWEQLPDMLCPRDYFAAVCLDAKVFVLGGNYDDSQYTDDVQFYSPEKNTWRSARPLAAAVCGHAAAVLDRQIYVSGGCDSYHHCSSLLWTYHPSRGCFPRSPMSVGGGRAGHVMLAVGGRLVVAGGVQPLRVGFGDQLLCEVYDPACDSWSSFPALPRPHLSPGGTVLDGRLYVVGGSSANTARDTKWVYCYDPKKECWENLGAMPHPYTDLAVCALPLPNTTR from the exons ATGGAAAGAGGTGGGGTAAGAGACAGAACCATACGGGATGTCCAGAGAAAAGTTGTAcccaaacatttcccacaaagCAAAATGCAAGGTGAAAAATCAAAGCATGTCCAAGACTCTGCAGCGCATCGCCTTCTTCCCCATCATTCCTCAACTCAGCCCAAGCAAACAGATCTCTACATCCTCCCATCATACTCTGACATCCTCTTTAATAACTTTCAAAGCCTTAGAGAGGAAGAGCTTCTCCTGGATTTCAGTCTTTGCATTCAAGGCAAGACTTTCCGCTCCCATGGTCTAGTGCTCGCAGCTGCCAGTGAATgcccacatttattttttggcgTAAAACCAATCTTTGGACTTGGAATGAAAGAAATTCCAGATTTCCTGACTCCACTTGGATTTGGGGCTGTCCTGGAGTTTGCATATTATGGACACGTGGCTCTGAGCCACCTTGAAGAAGGAGAGACTGTGGGAGTCCTGAATGCCTGTGAGTATCTACAAATGGACCGGCTGAGGAAGGGGCTCACACAAAGGGTCACCACTTCTGCTTCGAAGGAGAAAGACAAGAGCTTGGCGCTGATCAAGGACATGTGGGACAAAGGATTAGGATGTGATATAATAATACAAGCAGATACTGGAGAGAGATATTCAG CACACCGTGTTGTGCTGGCGGCCGGTGGGGACTACTTCCGGGCGCTGCTGTGTGGCGGCATGAGGGAGTCCCGGGAGGACACCGTGTGCTTGCGGGGTCTCTCCTCCTGGGTGATCGAAGCCGTGGTCGGTTTCTTCTACACGGGCCAGCTCGGGTTGAGTTGGGCCCGCGTGTGGGAGCTGACGGACGCGCTGCATCAGTTCCAGCTGAAGGGGGCGCTGTCGCTCTGCACTGACTTCCTGCAGGGCGGAATGGACGAGAGCACTTGTCTGGACGTTCTGGTCCTGGCGGAGACATTTGGGCTTGTCCTGCTGGGACAGGCTGCCGAGGAATACGTCCTGACCCACTTCAGGCTCGTCTCTGCTGAAGAGAAGTTCAAGGATATTCCCTTTGTTCTGTTGGACCGACTGCTGGACAAAGATTCACTGTGTGTAGACAGAGAG ATTGTGGTGTTCAGGGCAGTAGTGAGCTGGGTAGAGGAGGAACCTAAAGAACGACTCCCGTTCCTGTCCAGCCTGTTGTCCCACGTTCGCCTCCCGCTCTTCACTTCCTCTGAGGTTCAGGAAGCTCTGAGATGCAAGCTGCTCTACAGAAGCTCCAAGACAAGGGCGGCATTAGAAACCCTGCAACGACTTGCAAAAGGGGAAAAGGTCGGATCTGGACGTAAGCCTCGCTCACCAAACCAG GTTCTGGTGTTGGTTGGCGGAGACGCTGTTGACGACGACTTCATGAAGAGGGTTCCAATCCGGTCCCTGTGGTATGCCCAACAGTTTCACCGTGGGCCGGGTCTGATGAGAAATATTGAGTGGAAACTCTTGACGAAGATCCCAGAGCCGCCTCGGTTCAGACACGCCGTCTGTCTCTTCAACAACAAACTGTACATCCTAGGGGGACGCAAATATTACGGGTCTCTGGATGTCCTCAAATCTGCTACAAG gcTAGACCTGACGCAGTGGAAATGGGAGCAACTGCCTGACATGTTGTGCCCAAGGGACTACTTTGCAGCGGTGTGCCTAGAcgcaaaggtttttgttttgggtggTAACTACGACGACAGCCAATACACAGACGATGTGCAGTTTTACAGTCCTGAGAAAAACACCTGGAG GTCTGCTCGCCCTCTGGCAGCGGCGGTCTGTGGTCACGCTGCAGCCGTGCTGGACCGTCAAATCTATGTCTCAGGCGGCTGCGACTCCTATCACCATTGCAGCTCCTTGCTGTGGACCTATCACCCTTCCCGCGGCTGCTTTCCCAGAAGTCCCATGAGCGTGGGAGGCGGACGTGCTGGACACGTCATGCTAGCCGTGGGGGGCAGGCTGGTGGTGGCCGGAGGGGTGCAGCCCCTCCGGGTGGGGTTCGGGgaccagctgctctgtgaggtttATGACCCGGCCTGTGATTCCTGGTCCTCGTTCCCGGCCTTGCCCCGGCCCCATCTGTCTCCGGGCGGAACTGTGCTGGACGGGCGCCTGTACGTGGTCGGGGGTTCTTCAGCCAACACGGCCAGAGACACCAAGTGGGTGTACTGCTATGACCCCAAGAAAGAATGCTGGGAAAACCTGGGTGCTATGCCTCACCCATACACTGATCTGGCAGTTTGCGCGCTGCCACTCCCTAATACGACTCGTTAA
- the ltb4r gene encoding leukotriene B4 receptor 1, whose amino-acid sequence MNFSLGSSMNTTTAVPFSPSPNNVSARIGTAILILAFLLGFPGNMFVVWSVLCRVKKRSVTCLLVLNLAVADGFVLLSAPLFIRFLVAGRGWEFGSAACKLVHYLSSVNMYVSIYLICLMSMDRWLAVTRPFMSQRMRTKRSLLLLLFGVWVLAFLLSLPMPFYRSIIKMHIRNSSISICMPYHWGSMCHPVFQYLFETVMGCLVPFSLISTCYSSVICRLQSAKFQRRGQGSRLILLIIVTFAIFWLPYHVVNIIEVACLLKNDNLGKPCSPSARPNVTAFAYFSSAVNPILYVFAGSSHIRQAGLSFMGRLFEATNSESRTTSTIARSGRSGSSPDESAVLYSLSTKIGKPFKGKGKERSSSLAGKEANEPALKTLATVEQLE is encoded by the exons ATGAATTTTTCTTTGGGGTCCAGTATGAACACCACTACCGCCGTGCCCTTCTCGCCTTCTCCCAACAACGTCTCGGCTCGCATTGGCACCGCCATCCTGATCCTGGCGTTCCTGCTGGGTTTCCCTGGCAACATGTTCGTCGTCTGGTCGGTGCTCTGCCGGGTGAAGAAGCGCTCGGTGACGTGCTTGTTGGTGCTGAACCTGGCCGTGGCCGACGGCTTCGTGCTGCTCAGCGCCCCGCTGTTCATTCGGTTCCTGGTGGCAGGACGGGGCTGGGAGTTTGGCTCGGCGGCGTGCAAGCTGGTGCATTACCTGTCGAGCGTGAACATGTACGTGTCCATCTACCTGATCTGTCTCATGAGCATGGACCGCTGGCTGGCCGTCACGAGGCCCTTCATGTCTCAGAGAATGAGGACCAAGCGCtccctgctcctcctcctgtttGGGGTCTGGGTGTTGGCTTTCCTCCTGTCACTACCAATGCCGTTCTATCGCAG TATTATAAAGATGCATATAAGAAACAGCAGCATAAGCATTTGCATGCCATACCACTGGGGGAGCATGTGTCACCCGGTCTTCCAGTACCTGTTTGAGACCGTCATGGGCTGCTTGGTTCCCTTCTCGCTCATCAGCACCTGCTACTCCTCCGTCATATGCAGACTGCAAAGTGCCAAGTTCCAGCGCCGAGGACAAGGCAGTCGTCTCATCCTGCTGATCATCGTCACCTTTGCCATTTTCTGGCTTCCCTATCACGTCGTCAACATCATTGAG GTGGCTTGTTTGCTGAAGAACGATAACCTGGGGAAGCCCTGCTCTCCCAGCGCTCGGCCCAACGTCACAGCCTTCGCCTACTTCAGCAGCGCGGTGAACCCCATCCTCTACGTGTTCGCCGGCAGCTCCCACATCCGCCAGGCCGGGCTCAGCTTCATGGGCCGGCTCTTCGAGGCCACCAACTCGGAGAGCAGGACCACGTCCACCATCGCCCGCAGCGGCCGCAGCGGCTCTTCGCCGGACGAGAGCGCCGTCCTGTACTCGCTGTCGACCAAAATCGGGAAGCCTTTCAAAGGAAAGGGCAAGGAGAGAAGCAGCAGCCTGGCGGGCAAGGAAGCTAACGAACCAGCGCTCAAAACTCTTGCCACGGTCGAACAGTTAGAATAG
- the LOC114157158 gene encoding leukotriene B4 receptor 1-like: MGSSHSAMQMPHSNSSCAVDESIVSTPASTVTGTLILSIVFLLGFPGNLFVIWSILARARKQSVTTLLILNLALADGSLMALTPFFIAYLAFMNWKMGTVMCKVLFYLCLANMYASIYLIMLMSIYRLVSIVWPQRISVITGKRTITRVLAVMWLFVMVASIPALIYRDARRNKENRTVCDSFHDKDPDAVLQYMLENVLGFLVPYGIILVSYICILRRIRQTKFGRRIRSEKLILAIVVTFCLFWLPYHIINMVQVASALFPECSPKRILLEKIWKKFRAVTSTVAFISSCANPVLYFFAGKSYIRREGLAFMARLFEATGMDYTRKSRLNSQNSRDKDKDAEVVLQDKDRDSSTNSNSNIKLTTEK, from the exons ATGGGGTCCTCTCACTCG GCAATGCAGATGCCCCACAGTAACAGCAGCTGTGCCGTCGATGAGAGTATTGTAAGTACTCCAGCTTCCACAGTGACGGGCACTCTCATCCTCTCCATCGTGTTTCTGTTGGGATTCCCCGGAAACCTCTTCGTCATCTGGAGCATCCTGGCGCGGGCCCGAAAGCAATCCGTCACGACCCTTCTCATCCTCAACCTAGCCCTTGCGGACGGCTCCCTGATGGCTCTGACCCCGTTCTTCATCGCCTACCTGGCTTTTATGAACTGGAAAATGGGGACTGTGATGTGCAAGGTTCTGTTCTACCTCTGCTTGGCCAACATGTACGCCTCCATCTACCTGATCATGCTGATGAGCATTTACAGGTTGGTGTCGATAGTGTGGCCCCAGCGCATCAGCGTGATCACCGGCAAGAGGACAATCACACGAGTGCTGGCGGTCATGTGGCTGTTCGTCATGGTTGCCTCAATTCCTGCGCTGATCTATCGAGATGCGAGGCGTAATAAAGAGAATAGAACGGTTTGTGATTCATTCCACGACAAAGACCCAGAT GCAGTTCTGCAGTACATGCTGGAGAATGTTTTGGGCTTCCTGGTACCCTACGGAATCATTTTGGTCAGTTACATTTGCATCCTCAGACGAATCCGGCAGACTAAATTCGGCCGCCGGATCCGCAGCGAAAAGCTCATTCTGGCCATTGTGGTGACCTTCTGCCTGTTTTGGTTACCCTACCACATCATCAACATGGTGCAA GTTGCATCGGCTTTGTTTCCAGAATGTTCACCAAAAAGAATATT GTTGGAGAAAATATGGAAGAAATTCCGTGCCGTTACCTCCACCGTCGCCTTCATCAGCAGCTGTGCCAACCCGGTGCTCTACTTCTTCGCAGGAAAATCTTACATCAGACGGGAGGGCCTGGCATTCATGGCTCGCTTGTTTGAGGCCACGGGCATGGACTACACCAGGAAGAGCCGATTGAACAGCCAGAACAGCCGGGACAAGGACAAAGACGCGGAAGTCGTGCTGCAAGACAAGGACAGAGACTCGTCCACAAACTCAAACTCTAACATCAAATTAACAACGGAAAAATAG